The proteins below are encoded in one region of Segatella copri:
- a CDS encoding endo-1,4-beta-xylanase, protein MKKIHNILLASAAATLLLTGCVEDFDTSYAAGEKPENVAMDDLTRGYEVLKNYTGMKLGANLTIADLKAANTSFSTVLANFNEVNIADGFSHAAVVADDGTVSADASKDAVDAAIAAGLAPTASLFAPNAWNMTVMKEATKDTWVDGENVDLHQKYDFESSAIGDVFGTDKDSKVAKDPKGKNGKSLCIKKAAKFIEFPVNLPEGASLSTIKTISFDYYSSNVKKDVVIRVKVGDKTLQLRNFGIPTKAKTWETFKVDLSKVNLTETFDADALKSSNITLVIGQAAVPQQVYVDNIDVYSPYQKPGHFDPRPADEKAADVKKAMFAYVDSVMQNYGDKVQAWNVASNLIEDLFYTLKSSENMVADGEFYPNDYMDENWVADVCKEIHSKKADAKLFYSEENLLANAEKTEAAINYINQWNEAGAKIEGIDAKLDVPYNSSSLAETKANIDILLAKLKASGLQVRLSDMNVYLADAGGTVADQSKATFEDYKGMAELYAYILNKAQDVLGDKLYGVSFSTINQGATGVGLWNHFNRLPTYVGVVNGLQKTEIKW, encoded by the coding sequence TGGACGACCTTACCAGAGGTTATGAAGTCCTGAAGAACTATACAGGCATGAAGTTGGGAGCAAACTTGACCATTGCAGATTTGAAAGCTGCCAATACTAGCTTTAGTACCGTTTTGGCGAACTTCAATGAAGTGAATATCGCAGATGGCTTCTCTCATGCTGCTGTGGTTGCTGATGATGGTACGGTCAGTGCCGATGCATCAAAAGATGCAGTTGATGCTGCTATTGCCGCAGGACTCGCTCCTACAGCTTCCCTTTTTGCACCTAACGCATGGAACATGACTGTGATGAAGGAGGCTACCAAGGATACTTGGGTAGATGGTGAGAATGTGGATCTCCATCAGAAGTATGATTTCGAAAGCAGTGCCATCGGTGATGTCTTCGGAACAGACAAGGATTCCAAAGTGGCAAAGGATCCAAAAGGAAAGAACGGAAAGTCGCTATGCATCAAGAAGGCAGCCAAGTTCATCGAGTTTCCTGTGAATCTGCCTGAGGGTGCTTCCCTGTCAACAATCAAAACCATCTCCTTCGATTATTATTCTTCAAATGTCAAGAAGGATGTGGTTATCAGAGTAAAGGTGGGTGACAAAACCCTGCAGTTGAGAAACTTCGGTATTCCTACCAAGGCAAAGACTTGGGAAACATTCAAGGTGGATTTGTCAAAGGTTAACCTCACAGAAACATTTGATGCAGATGCTCTGAAATCTTCCAACATTACTCTGGTAATTGGTCAGGCAGCTGTACCTCAGCAGGTTTACGTTGACAATATTGATGTTTACTCTCCATATCAGAAGCCGGGTCATTTCGACCCTCGTCCAGCAGACGAGAAGGCTGCTGATGTAAAGAAGGCTATGTTTGCTTACGTTGATTCCGTTATGCAGAACTATGGAGACAAGGTGCAGGCATGGAATGTGGCTTCCAACCTGATAGAAGATCTCTTCTATACCTTGAAGTCTTCTGAGAACATGGTAGCTGATGGTGAGTTCTATCCTAACGACTACATGGATGAGAACTGGGTGGCTGATGTATGCAAGGAAATCCATTCAAAGAAGGCTGATGCCAAACTGTTCTACAGTGAAGAAAATCTGCTGGCTAATGCCGAGAAGACCGAGGCTGCCATTAACTATATCAATCAGTGGAATGAAGCAGGTGCAAAGATTGAAGGCATCGATGCGAAGCTCGACGTGCCATACAACAGCAGTTCTTTGGCAGAAACTAAGGCGAATATCGACATTCTTCTTGCTAAGTTGAAAGCTTCAGGCTTGCAGGTACGTCTTTCAGATATGAATGTATATCTGGCTGATGCTGGTGGAACTGTAGCCGATCAGAGCAAGGCTACATTCGAGGATTACAAGGGAATGGCTGAACTCTATGCCTATATTCTGAACAAGGCACAGGATGTGTTGGGCGACAAACTCTATGGGGTATCTTTCTCTACTATCAATCAGGGTGCTACGGGTGTAGGATTGTGGAATCATTTCAATCGCCTACCTACTTACGTGGGTGTGGTTAATGGACTTCAGAAAACAGAAATAAAATGGTAA
- a CDS encoding glycoside hydrolase family 98 domain-containing protein: MVRRLFIFIFGILTFAVAQAHDGPALRRVISPSQPVWIIHIDTWNSPNPQAIINMVPEDIKPYVVFNLSLSATESICADGKKVVDSWMKVCAENRVWTMIQPASGGCSAFDDDDLELYESYYKNYPNFLGWNYAEQFWGFDEDRKRENGTIHTPSFLKRLELFTHLMKFAHQYGGYLCVSFTQACYSANMMPVAYMKRNAEMNRLLSTDKEHFICCEKYTMKNGFYDIESNCLGAYLGGYAGQYGIRFDICGWMEEQDKLDENGNAIKDPSDASKFLKEYYNDFPKACGAIPILEHVALTGETVIDGPELVTTDNLREIATSKTADGYTRRNWAWFNHFKNINIDMFRKILDGTIRIPSRSEVIERTKICVKNDIKPKNIYSSQNEMEPYVSPSGLYDGLYRSEQDDNGTQWPNSTLNNKWWLKVSGRYPAIPVVYDLIDEEAKKLQVAIKSSEYASNPTWSNVTSKKAYMNKLFKQEYTGDIYASRLENTWVCYNPYQYNEEHVQLAAENRGMKYIRKYWVNNGRSAKGTLKPAYNTCSQIKMNLAPYSLVHMREYSDKLSLYMQNYRIKDGLRYGVGDGRLQDDKNLPEYAQQTDTIIVVGASAQPTISWKDNSEHSASTVTTEWKSGQFTVYVKHNGPLELTIDNCKGTKTTGKLKDSDVTAAVIEIPAMPEAYEGEMQYEFENFDYKNVGGCYGNAWNNGFRGYYGQGCLNLGTQKGASVRGYIPVTKPGNYKVAIRYQASAGDAVVKVICGNQAKQVTLPKNASSNKEWSEVEFDMDIADVKGNMTVNYVSGKRAVLDCVRLNYKGALTGIAGVTTDADQVDHVEYYDLQGMRLSAAKQGISIKKVYLRSGKTYTEKIYK, encoded by the coding sequence ATGGTAAGAAGATTATTTATATTTATTTTTGGGATACTGACATTCGCAGTGGCGCAGGCTCATGACGGGCCTGCCCTGCGAAGAGTTATCTCGCCATCCCAGCCGGTATGGATTATCCACATCGACACCTGGAATTCTCCGAATCCGCAGGCCATCATCAATATGGTACCTGAAGACATCAAGCCTTACGTGGTGTTCAACCTCTCGCTCTCTGCTACGGAGAGTATCTGTGCGGATGGTAAGAAGGTGGTGGATTCATGGATGAAGGTATGTGCAGAGAACCGCGTCTGGACCATGATCCAGCCTGCCAGTGGCGGATGCAGCGCTTTTGATGACGATGACCTGGAACTCTATGAGAGCTACTACAAGAACTATCCTAACTTTCTGGGATGGAACTATGCCGAGCAGTTCTGGGGATTTGATGAGGATCGTAAGCGCGAGAACGGAACCATTCATACGCCATCTTTCCTGAAGCGACTGGAGCTCTTCACCCATCTCATGAAGTTTGCTCATCAGTATGGCGGCTACCTTTGTGTGAGCTTTACGCAGGCATGCTATTCTGCCAATATGATGCCTGTGGCATACATGAAGCGTAATGCCGAGATGAACCGACTGCTTTCTACAGACAAGGAACATTTCATCTGCTGCGAGAAGTACACCATGAAGAATGGTTTCTATGATATCGAGAGCAACTGTCTGGGTGCTTATCTGGGTGGATATGCCGGCCAGTATGGTATTCGTTTCGATATCTGCGGCTGGATGGAAGAACAAGATAAACTGGATGAGAATGGCAATGCCATCAAGGACCCTTCGGATGCTTCAAAATTTCTGAAGGAGTATTACAATGATTTCCCTAAGGCTTGTGGTGCCATTCCTATCTTGGAGCATGTGGCATTGACAGGTGAGACGGTGATTGACGGTCCTGAGTTGGTGACGACTGATAACCTGCGTGAGATTGCGACTTCCAAGACTGCCGATGGCTATACCCGTCGCAACTGGGCTTGGTTCAATCACTTTAAAAATATCAACATCGATATGTTCCGTAAGATTCTGGATGGAACCATCAGAATTCCATCTCGCAGCGAGGTGATTGAGCGTACCAAGATTTGCGTGAAGAATGATATCAAGCCAAAGAATATCTATTCCAGCCAGAACGAGATGGAACCATACGTTTCGCCTAGCGGACTGTATGATGGCCTCTATCGGAGCGAGCAGGATGACAATGGCACACAATGGCCTAACTCCACCTTGAACAACAAATGGTGGTTGAAGGTTTCAGGACGTTATCCTGCCATCCCTGTGGTGTATGATCTCATCGACGAAGAAGCCAAGAAACTGCAGGTGGCTATCAAGAGCAGCGAGTATGCCAGCAACCCTACTTGGAGTAACGTGACCAGCAAGAAGGCTTATATGAACAAGCTCTTCAAGCAGGAATATACGGGTGATATCTATGCTTCGCGTCTGGAGAATACCTGGGTTTGCTACAACCCTTATCAGTATAATGAGGAGCATGTTCAGTTGGCTGCAGAAAATCGTGGTATGAAATATATCCGTAAGTACTGGGTAAACAATGGACGCAGTGCCAAGGGTACATTGAAACCTGCCTACAATACCTGTAGCCAGATTAAGATGAACCTCGCTCCATATTCTTTGGTTCACATGCGTGAGTATTCAGACAAGTTGAGTCTCTACATGCAGAACTACCGTATCAAGGATGGACTCCGCTATGGTGTGGGTGATGGTAGATTGCAGGATGACAAGAATCTCCCTGAATATGCCCAGCAGACTGATACCATCATTGTAGTGGGAGCCAGTGCTCAGCCTACTATCTCGTGGAAGGATAATTCAGAGCATTCAGCAAGTACTGTTACCACAGAATGGAAGAGTGGTCAGTTTACGGTTTATGTAAAGCATAATGGTCCGTTGGAGTTGACCATCGATAACTGTAAGGGCACTAAGACTACAGGAAAGTTGAAGGATTCTGATGTGACTGCCGCTGTCATTGAAATTCCTGCCATGCCAGAGGCGTATGAGGGAGAGATGCAGTATGAGTTTGAAAACTTCGATTACAAGAATGTGGGTGGTTGCTATGGCAACGCTTGGAACAACGGTTTCCGTGGATACTATGGTCAGGGCTGCTTGAACCTGGGTACCCAGAAGGGTGCTTCCGTTCGTGGCTACATTCCTGTTACCAAGCCAGGTAATTACAAGGTGGCTATCCGTTATCAGGCTTCTGCAGGTGATGCCGTTGTCAAGGTTATCTGCGGCAATCAGGCCAAGCAGGTTACACTGCCAAAGAATGCTTCTTCCAACAAGGAATGGTCGGAAGTGGAGTTTGACATGGACATCGCTGATGTCAAGGGAAATATGACGGTTAACTATGTGAGCGGAAAGAGAGCTGTGCTCGATTGCGTCCGCTTGAACTACAAGGGTGCCTTGACGGGTATCGCCGGTGTAACCACTGATGCCGACCAGGTAGACCATGTAGAGTATTACGACTTGCAGGGCATGCGCTTATCTGCAGCCAAGCAGGGTATCAGTATCAAGAAAGTTTATCTTCGTAGCGGTAAGACCTATACGGAGAAGATTTATAAATAA
- a CDS encoding alpha/beta hydrolase family esterase — protein sequence MKRTTFLLCLLFTLCMQVVAADHTYTQKAVKQTVKVGTATREMLVYVPADLPEKAPMVISMHGFSQNPDYQMGQTHWNEVADTAKILVVYPQGNNNSWDISGSGDVKFIETIMKTMQKKYKVDKNRIYISGFSMGGMMTYHCMTKLGTVVAAFGPVSGIPVDYREPVAPRHVPIMHIHGTGDDVVKWGGDPNHAAGGYGRIDDYVKKWATYEGCDVDNPEVIRPYPASMSYAAATRTRYINKVDGTEVTLIAIDGKGHWHSDDPNAVYSTRELWNFFKQYKLDLPDNEDSSEAKGEVLFSDNWEDEVINVGEGVPAGWKRINSMNDGSRSDEKANGAANTGGARIKDFVAGGDFNTGFYLSARDFDQCKLSYGLYDGHRLHLIPGKYQLSFNSSYWNDGSENGAVAYDAGIVGIGDNKSVLLEQNLDSEGNLKENSNQVVKGSLAHFLNFTIEKEGDYELYFSMSSGWAAVILGNVKIRKADTGTGITDCTTDAFGKGVVTTYNLAGQRISGQTKGLVIEQIQFANGKKVSRKVIKK from the coding sequence ATGAAAAGAACAACTTTCTTGCTGTGCTTGCTTTTTACCTTGTGCATGCAAGTGGTAGCTGCCGATCATACCTATACGCAGAAGGCAGTGAAGCAGACAGTAAAAGTGGGTACTGCTACACGAGAGATGCTGGTGTATGTGCCTGCCGATTTGCCCGAGAAGGCTCCAATGGTCATCTCCATGCATGGATTCAGCCAAAATCCTGATTATCAGATGGGGCAGACCCATTGGAACGAGGTGGCGGACACGGCTAAGATCTTGGTGGTTTATCCTCAGGGAAACAATAATTCCTGGGACATCTCAGGCTCTGGCGATGTCAAGTTTATAGAAACCATCATGAAGACGATGCAGAAGAAATATAAGGTAGACAAGAATCGCATCTATATCTCTGGCTTCTCCATGGGCGGAATGATGACTTATCATTGTATGACCAAATTGGGAACTGTAGTTGCAGCCTTTGGTCCTGTGAGTGGTATCCCTGTCGATTATCGTGAGCCTGTGGCTCCACGCCATGTGCCTATTATGCACATCCATGGCACGGGAGATGATGTCGTGAAATGGGGAGGCGATCCTAACCATGCTGCTGGAGGCTATGGCAGAATAGATGATTATGTGAAGAAGTGGGCTACTTATGAAGGTTGTGATGTGGATAATCCGGAGGTGATTCGCCCTTATCCTGCATCCATGAGTTATGCTGCTGCCACTCGTACTCGCTATATTAATAAGGTGGATGGTACGGAGGTTACGCTCATCGCCATTGATGGTAAGGGACATTGGCACTCTGACGATCCTAATGCAGTCTATTCTACCCGCGAGCTTTGGAACTTCTTCAAGCAGTATAAGCTCGATCTTCCTGATAATGAAGATTCTAGCGAGGCTAAGGGTGAGGTGTTGTTCTCTGACAATTGGGAAGACGAGGTCATCAACGTAGGTGAAGGCGTGCCTGCTGGGTGGAAGCGCATCAATAGCATGAATGATGGGAGCCGCAGCGATGAGAAAGCGAACGGCGCTGCCAATACGGGTGGTGCTCGTATCAAGGATTTCGTGGCTGGTGGTGATTTCAATACAGGATTCTATCTCAGTGCCCGTGATTTCGACCAGTGCAAACTCTCTTATGGCTTGTATGATGGGCATCGTCTGCACTTGATTCCTGGCAAATACCAGCTTTCTTTCAATTCTTCTTATTGGAATGATGGTTCCGAGAATGGTGCCGTCGCTTACGATGCAGGCATCGTCGGCATTGGCGACAATAAATCAGTCTTGTTGGAACAGAACCTGGACTCGGAAGGCAACTTGAAGGAAAATTCCAACCAGGTGGTGAAAGGCTCTCTGGCTCACTTCTTGAACTTCACGATAGAGAAAGAAGGTGACTATGAACTTTATTTCTCCATGTCTTCTGGTTGGGCTGCCGTTATCCTTGGCAATGTGAAGATAAGAAAGGCGGATACCGGTACGGGTATCACTGATTGTACAACCGATGCCTTCGGAAAAGGTGTTGTCACGACTTATAATCTGGCGGGTCAGCGCATCAGTGGTCAGACTAAGGGCTTGGTTATAGAGCAGATTCAGTTTGCCAATGGTAAGAAGGTTTCCAGAAAGGTAATCAAAAAATAG
- a CDS encoding response regulator codes for MKRFLLFGVLCLVQMLATFSYANSGRLYTSNDLSSSLIRCIIQDKYGFIWVGTNYGLNRFDGYNFSTYLCNPADITTIQDNEIVKLHPYSKEFLFVATNRGLYKYSYLTNSFQHIVLEKKDEKIRVSSLIEDGKHNLLIGTSGYGAYRLDMTTGKVTRLSRKSANSVDNFFAMLFFDAEGYLWQANHTKVLRKYKYDGKSIKLVSVYEPKELFGIRKLYATDKKGFFVAHTGGIMRYDYASHRFSRYDFDFSAHQGAGFISAVTLDKYGNLWLGTSGDGTFKIPHGSRKAYRVELNNQSFIFDNAHISDLLIDRDGNQWYGCYMKGLFLSNNDKNVFHPVSLDELGAGMETISSVVGVADGLMLFVVKNHGLYLLDEKTGNTKLLQSPAGPIKVYSDFRKKVYVYGRDGIYEYDWKHQTYRLLLPANGLSLDGMQVDAAGNIYFTSPGNGLYVWNRKSGKMTQYLMDDKRPHKTICNNWISEIRLDSRGWLWCATTNGVSCMDTKTGYFDVILSRPLLEGKTCYSTLELSDGKIAIATEMGLYLYDRKNQQTTPWPHSESISGLRIYSLKKDAWGNLWMSTAQGIWCYSSKAKLFFSFEKGNGLLTKEYLAGVAGSTPDGVICYGNSEGLTYFRPSEVKDYNEKMSAIYLSEVLLDGKMAPFIGDNLSVPSDFKSIVLNFSLLDYQSVGNIVFQYRINGGKWISNAAGDNSFNFTGLSYGHYRIEVRTYCNGKYSIYNKVIKLNVLAPWYLTVWAKLIYLILVLGFMAAVIFIYLHKKKRDLEEAKMQFLINATHDIRSPLTLIMEPLKKLKERLGNAEEYHEDIDTMDRNAQRLLTLVNQILDKRRLDKHQMNLSCRETNLVEFSRGLVSLFTYNANLRGIQIKLEMPETPVNAWIDRNKLDKAIANLLSNAFKYTPNGGEIIFRIEKQDKKVLLYVIDSGKGLGKNDDAKTLFERFYQGKNSADMHLGGSGIGLNLCRSIVRLHGGDVYAHNREDGKSGACFIIELPLGKEHLKNNQIYSDNRDTKKKQQRGAASRNSKILLVDDDIEICRYLKSELSDWYRFVICNNGKEALKQLLSGDFDLVVSDVVMPEMDGITLLRNIKGNANISHVPVIMLTSKSEISDRLEGIKLGADAYLAKPFSLEELHLTIDNLIDNVRRLKGKFTGALKQDDKVEKVEVKGYDEELMERIMKVVNENLSDSDFNVEKMCDEVGVSRTQLHRKLKEMTGVPTSEFLRNIRLNEAARLIREHKINITQVSYMVGFANNSHFSTAFKKYFGMSPTEYAARYSE; via the coding sequence ATGAAGCGTTTTTTACTTTTTGGAGTTCTTTGTCTCGTGCAAATGTTGGCAACCTTTTCTTATGCCAACTCTGGACGACTTTATACATCAAACGACCTGTCGAGTAGCCTGATTCGATGTATCATACAAGATAAGTATGGTTTCATTTGGGTGGGTACCAATTATGGATTGAACCGTTTTGACGGCTATAATTTCAGTACCTATCTTTGCAATCCTGCTGATATCACCACCATCCAGGATAATGAAATCGTAAAGCTCCATCCTTACAGCAAAGAGTTCCTCTTTGTGGCAACAAATCGTGGACTCTATAAATATTCCTATCTTACCAATAGTTTCCAGCATATCGTATTGGAAAAGAAAGATGAGAAGATAAGAGTAAGTTCTCTTATTGAGGATGGAAAGCATAATCTCCTGATAGGTACATCCGGGTATGGTGCCTATAGGTTGGATATGACTACAGGTAAAGTTACTCGCCTTTCAAGGAAATCTGCAAATTCAGTGGATAATTTCTTTGCTATGCTGTTCTTCGATGCTGAGGGATATCTGTGGCAGGCTAATCATACAAAGGTGTTGAGAAAATATAAATACGATGGCAAGTCTATCAAACTGGTAAGTGTATATGAACCTAAAGAACTGTTTGGCATCCGTAAATTATATGCCACAGACAAGAAGGGGTTCTTTGTGGCGCATACGGGCGGCATTATGCGCTATGATTATGCCTCGCATCGTTTCTCACGCTACGATTTCGATTTTTCAGCTCATCAGGGGGCAGGATTTATCAGCGCTGTTACCTTGGATAAGTATGGCAATTTATGGTTGGGTACTTCGGGAGATGGAACTTTCAAGATACCGCATGGAAGCAGAAAGGCTTATCGGGTGGAGTTGAATAATCAATCGTTTATCTTTGATAATGCGCATATCAGCGATTTGCTGATAGATAGAGATGGTAATCAGTGGTATGGATGCTATATGAAAGGACTTTTCTTGTCGAATAATGATAAGAATGTGTTCCATCCGGTTTCTTTGGATGAATTGGGGGCTGGTATGGAAACCATTTCGTCTGTAGTGGGAGTTGCTGACGGATTGATGCTTTTTGTGGTCAAAAATCATGGGTTGTATCTCTTGGATGAGAAGACGGGCAATACCAAGCTACTACAAAGTCCTGCAGGACCAATCAAAGTGTACTCGGATTTTCGGAAGAAAGTTTATGTATATGGCCGTGATGGCATTTATGAGTATGATTGGAAGCATCAGACTTACCGGTTGTTGCTGCCAGCCAATGGACTTTCTCTAGATGGTATGCAGGTAGATGCTGCTGGTAATATTTATTTTACGAGCCCGGGCAACGGACTTTATGTATGGAATAGAAAGAGTGGCAAGATGACGCAATATCTGATGGATGATAAGCGTCCACACAAAACCATTTGCAATAACTGGATATCGGAGATCAGGTTAGATTCCCGGGGATGGCTCTGGTGTGCTACAACCAATGGTGTGTCGTGCATGGATACCAAAACCGGATATTTTGATGTCATTCTTTCTCGGCCTTTGTTAGAGGGTAAAACGTGCTATTCTACATTAGAACTGTCGGATGGTAAGATTGCTATTGCCACAGAGATGGGGCTTTATCTCTATGACAGGAAAAATCAGCAGACTACCCCTTGGCCTCATTCCGAGAGTATTAGCGGATTGAGAATTTATTCGCTGAAGAAGGATGCCTGGGGAAACCTATGGATGAGTACTGCGCAGGGTATCTGGTGTTATTCTAGTAAAGCTAAGTTGTTTTTCTCTTTTGAAAAGGGTAACGGACTCTTGACCAAGGAATATCTGGCAGGAGTAGCAGGTTCTACACCGGATGGGGTTATCTGTTATGGAAACTCCGAAGGATTGACTTATTTTAGGCCTTCTGAGGTAAAGGATTATAATGAGAAAATGTCTGCCATTTATCTGTCGGAGGTGTTGCTTGATGGAAAGATGGCTCCCTTTATCGGAGATAATCTGAGTGTTCCGTCTGATTTCAAGTCGATAGTGCTCAATTTTTCCCTGCTTGATTATCAGAGCGTGGGCAACATCGTGTTTCAGTATCGCATCAACGGCGGCAAATGGATCAGCAATGCGGCTGGCGACAATAGCTTCAACTTCACAGGTTTGTCGTATGGACATTATCGTATAGAAGTGCGTACCTATTGCAACGGCAAGTACTCTATATATAATAAGGTGATAAAACTGAACGTGTTGGCACCTTGGTATCTCACAGTTTGGGCTAAGCTTATCTATCTGATCCTGGTTCTCGGCTTTATGGCTGCTGTCATCTTTATCTATCTGCACAAGAAAAAAAGAGATCTTGAAGAGGCTAAGATGCAGTTCCTCATCAATGCCACCCACGATATCCGTTCGCCGCTTACTCTGATTATGGAGCCTCTGAAGAAATTGAAGGAGCGATTGGGAAATGCTGAGGAGTATCATGAAGATATTGATACCATGGACCGAAACGCACAGCGTCTGCTCACCCTGGTGAATCAGATTCTCGACAAGCGACGCCTGGACAAGCATCAGATGAACCTTTCGTGCAGGGAAACCAACCTGGTGGAGTTTTCGAGGGGATTGGTTTCACTCTTCACTTACAATGCCAATCTGCGTGGTATTCAGATAAAGCTGGAGATGCCAGAGACGCCTGTGAATGCATGGATAGATCGTAATAAACTGGATAAGGCGATAGCCAATCTGCTGTCTAATGCCTTTAAATATACGCCTAATGGCGGCGAAATCATCTTCCGCATTGAGAAGCAGGATAAGAAGGTGCTCCTGTATGTGATTGATAGCGGCAAGGGATTGGGAAAGAACGATGATGCCAAAACCCTGTTTGAACGCTTCTATCAGGGAAAGAATTCTGCTGATATGCATCTGGGAGGTTCGGGCATCGGCTTGAATCTATGCCGATCCATTGTAAGGCTTCATGGAGGTGATGTATATGCGCATAATCGTGAAGACGGGAAGAGCGGTGCCTGTTTCATCATAGAATTGCCTTTGGGTAAAGAGCATCTCAAGAATAATCAGATTTATTCGGACAACAGGGATACCAAAAAGAAACAGCAGCGAGGTGCGGCTAGCAGAAACAGTAAAATCCTGCTAGTGGATGATGATATCGAAATCTGCCGTTATCTCAAGTCGGAACTGAGTGACTGGTATCGCTTTGTAATCTGCAACAATGGCAAGGAGGCGCTGAAGCAGCTGCTTTCTGGTGATTTCGACTTGGTGGTAAGCGATGTGGTGATGCCGGAGATGGATGGTATCACGCTGCTTAGAAATATCAAGGGCAATGCCAATATCAGCCACGTGCCAGTAATCATGCTTACTTCCAAATCGGAAATCAGCGATAGGCTAGAGGGTATTAAGCTAGGAGCTGATGCTTATCTGGCAAAACCATTCAGTCTGGAGGAACTTCATCTCACGATAGACAATCTCATCGACAATGTACGTCGCCTGAAGGGTAAGTTCACTGGAGCTCTGAAGCAGGATGACAAGGTGGAGAAGGTAGAGGTGAAAGGCTACGATGAGGAGCTGATGGAGCGTATCATGAAGGTAGTGAACGAGAACTTGAGCGATTCTGACTTCAATGTAGAGAAGATGTGTGATGAGGTGGGCGTAAGCCGTACTCAGCTGCATCGTAAGTTGAAGGAAATGACCGGTGTTCCTACTAGCGAGTTCTTGAGAAACATCCGTCTCAATGAGGCTGCCCGATTGATAAGAGAGCATAAAATCAACATTACGCAGGTTTCATATATGGTGGGATTTGCCAATAACAGTCATTTCTCCACTGCATTTAAGAAATATTTCGGTATGTCGCCTACAGAATATGCGGCAAGATACTCTGAGTAA